A window of the Henckelia pumila isolate YLH828 chromosome 3, ASM3356847v2, whole genome shotgun sequence genome harbors these coding sequences:
- the LOC140890647 gene encoding multiple C2 domain and transmembrane region protein 10-like, which yields MNKEKLVVEVVGAHNLMPKDGEGSSSAFVEVEFEEQRQKTQVKYRDLNPVWNEKLVFHVNNVADLPYRTIEVNVFNERRSNNSRNFLGKVRVSGSSIAREGEQVAQLYTLDKRSLFSHVRGEISLKLYLSSKEEVKQVVMNSGGAVSKRSKKMQQQSGNLVVPKQMGVGLGQENGKMMSGLQNQAHLKNVEPGQGEIKPVVITTLPRPVVPAATPGGLLGVSGGGFSSDYALKETSPHLGGVNKDKTSSTYDLVEQMQYLYVKVVKAREISVFGGGDVVAEVKLGNYKGITKRVSLGNAEWDQVFAFSKDCIQSSVVEVFVKENNKEEFLGRVWFDLNEVPKRHPPDSQLAPQWYRMEDKKGDRAKCGEIMVSIWFGTQADEAFAEAWHSKAANVHLDGLCSIKSKVYLSPKLWYLRVGVIEAQDVVLGDKGVSMNMVRYPELFAKVQVGNQVLRTRIAPPAANRSLSNPSWNEDLMFVVAEPFEDFLLISVEDRLMPNRDEVVGRVILQVANMERRLDDKSVVSKWFHLDTQYSTPNETKAVVRFASRIHLRVSLEGGYHVLDEATMYSSDVRPTAKQLWKPHIGVLEVGILGATNIMPVKIKDGKGGSTDSYCVAKYGQKWVRTRTVVDSLSPKWNEQYTWEVFDPCTVISIGVFDNSRVDKNMVAGTTNRDIRIGKVRIRLSTLESDRVYTHAYPLLMLHPSGVKKMGELHLAVRFSCANMFNMLNMYAMPLLPKMHYVQPLSVNQLDSLRYQAMNVVASRLSRAEPPLGREVVEYMLDHDSHMWSMRKSKANFFRLTNVLAWFVAMTRLLEILRNWHKPVYTTLFLVAFMTLVLVPELIIPCILLTLAVMGLWRYKSRPRHPPHMDTRLSYAESVHPDELDEEFDSLPTGRSAEVIRIRYDRLRSVAGRIQTVVGDLATQGERFQALLSWRDPRATFLFVIFCLLAAFGFYLVPIRWVVALLGLYYLRPPKFRNKLPSSAVSFFKRLPTNADSML from the coding sequence ATGAACAAGGAAAAGCTGGTGGTGGAGGTGGTGGGGGCGCACAATCTGATGCCGAAAGACGGCGAGGGGTCTTCTTCGGCGTTCGTGGAGGTGGAGTTTGAGGAGCAGAGGCAGAAGACTCAGGTGAAGTACAGAGACCTCAACCCTGTGTGGAATGAGAAGCTTGTGTTTCATGTGAACAACGTTGCGGACCTCCCATACCGCACGATAGAAGTTAACGTTTTCAACGAGAGGAGGTCGAATAACAGCAGGAATTTCTTGGGGAAAGTGAGGGTGTCGGGGTCGAGCATTGCGAGAGAAGGTGAACAAGTGGCCCAGCTTTATACACTGGACAAAAGGAGTCTTTTCTCGCATGTGAGGGGTGAGATTAGTTTGAAGCTTTATCTTTCTTCCAAGGAGGAGGTTAAACAGGTGGTGATGAACAGTGGTGGTGCGGTTTCCAAGAGAAGCAAGAAAATGCAGCAGCAGAGCGGTAACTTGGTGGTGCCTAAGCAGATGGGTGTGGGTTTGGGCCAAGAAAATGGTAAAATGATGTCGGGCTTGCAGAATCAGGCCCATTTGAAGAATGTGGAGCCGGGTCAGGGTGAGATCAAGCCTGTGGTTATAACCACTCTTCCTCGTCCGGTTGTTCCGGCTGCAACTCCCGGCGGGCTTCTGGGTGTCAGCGGTGGTGGGTTTTCGAGTGATTATGCTCTCAAGGAAACAAGCCCACATCTTGGTGGTGTCAACAAGGATAAAACAAGCTCAACTTATGATCTTGTGGAGCAAATGCAGTATTTGTATGTTAAAGTTGTGAAGGCTAGAGAGATTTCGGTGTTTGGTGGCGGTGACGTGGTGGCTGAGGTGAAGCTTGGAAATTACAAAGGGATTACGAAGAGGGTCTCTTTGGGGAATGCGGAATGGGACCAAGTTTTTGCCTTTTCCAAGGATTGCATACAATCCTCTGTGGTGGAGGTTTTTGTGAAGGAGAATAACAAAGAAGAGTTCTTGGGGCGTGTTTGGTTTGATTTGAACGAGGTCCCGAAAAGGCATCCTCCGGATAGTCAGTTAGCACCTCAATGGTATCGAATGGAGGATAAGAAGGGAGATAGGGCTAAATGTGGTGAGATTATGGTGTCTATTTGGTTTGGAACTCAGGCGGACGAGGCCTTTGCAGAGGCCTGGCATTCGAAGGCTGCGAACGTGCATTTGGATGGGTTGTGTTCGATTAAGTCCAAAGTCTATTTGTCTCCAAAACTTTGGTATTTGAGAGTGGGGGTAATCGAAGCACAAGATGTTGTGTTGGGAGACAAAGGTGTCTCCATGAATATGGTGAGGTATCCTGAACTTTTTGCTAAAGTTCAAGTGGGGAACCAGGTTTTGAGGACTAGAATTGCTCCCCCTGCTGCAAATAGGAGCCTATCTAATCCTTCTTGGAACGAGGACTTGATGTTTGTGGTAGCGGAGCCTTTTGAGGATTTTTTGTTGATCTCTGTTGAGGATCGATTGATGCCGAACAGAGATGAGGTTGTAGGGAGGGTGATTCTTCAAGTTGCGAACATGGAGCGGCGGCTAGATGACAAGTCTGTGGTATCTAAGTGGTTCCATCTGGATACACAATATAGCACCCCAAATGAGACCAAAGCTGTGGTGAGATTTGCATCTAGAATTCACCTTCGAGTCTCTCTCGAGGGGGGCTACCATGTGCTTGATGAGGCGACAATGTATAGCAGCGATGTTCGACCAACTGCTAAGCAGCTATGGAAGCCTCACATTGGTGTGCTCGAAGTTGGTATTTTGGGTGCCACCAATATTATGCCTGTGAAGATCAAAGATGGCAAGGGAGGTTCCACCGATTCTTATTGTGTGGCAAAGTATGGCCAAAAGTGGGTTCGAACTAGAACGGTTGTTGATAGCTTGTCTCCCAAATGGAACGAACAGTACACTTGGGAAGTCTTTGATCCTTGCACTGTAATATCCATTGGGGTGTTTGACAATTCACGTGTAGACAAGAATATGGTGGCGGGAACTACTAACCGGGATATACGCATCGGAAAAGTTAGGATCCGGTTGTCCACCCTTGAATCTGACAGAGTGTACACTCATGCTTACCCATTGTTGATGCTGCATCCTTCTGGGGTTAAAAAGATGGGAGAGCTTCATTTGGCAGTACGGTTTTCTTGCGCAAACATGTTCAACATGCTCAATATGTATGCCATGCCCCTGCTGCCAAAGATGCATTATGTGCAGCCACTGTCTGTGAATCAGTTGGATAGTTTGAGGTACCAGGCGATGAATGTGGTGGCTTCAAGGCTCAGTCGAGCGGAGCCTCCGTTGGGAAGAGAAGTGGTGGAGTACATGCTAGACCACGATTCACACATGTGGAGCATGAGAAAGAGCAAAGCAAATTTCTTCAGGCTTACCAATGTTTTGGCCTGGTTTGTTGCCATGACCAGGTTGCTGGAGATTTTGAGAAACTGGCACAAACCCGTGTACACAACGCTCTTTCTTGTTGCATTCATGACACTCGTGTTGGTGCCTGAGCTCATAATTCCTTGCATTTTGCTAACCCTAGCTGTCATGGGGCTCTGGCGTTACAAGTCTCGCCCACGGCACCCACCTCACATGGATACTCGGCTCTCCTATGCTGAGAGTGTGCATCCAGATGAACTAGATGAGGAATTTGATTCCTTGCCGACTGGCAGAAGTGCGGAGGTTATTCGAATAAGATATGATCGACTCAGGAGTGTGGCTGGGAGGATTCAAACTGTGGTTGGGGATCTGGCGACTCAAGGTGAGAGATTTCAAGCATTGCTAAGCTGGCGCGACCCGAGAGCTACATTCCTGTTTGTGATATTCTGCTTGTTGGCAGCATTCGGATTCTATCTAGTTCCAATCAGATGGGTGGTGGCTCTCCTTGGTTTGTATTACCTGCGGCCACCGAAGTTCAGGAACAAGTTGCCTTCAAGTGCTGTTAGTTTCTTCAAGAGGCTGCCTACAAATGCTGATAGCATGTTGTGA
- the LOC140886722 gene encoding uncharacterized protein isoform X2 encodes MAATPMLHSNPCVNYAFSFSSPSHSSYCPRFHMSSVLPPLPENRIILGVGSATVDFLAAVASYPRPDDKIRSTSAMIQGGGNAGNALTCAARLGLKPRLISKVADDSQGKGILEELEADGVDSSFVVVSDGGNSPFTYIIVDDQTKTRTCIHTPGYPPMIPDDLPESNLFESLDGVKIVYFDGRLHETALVVAQEAARRGIPILIDAERKREGLDNLLSLSNYVVCSAKFPQAWTGAPSVPSALVSMLLKLPNIKFVVVTVGEDGCIMLERSVSDVHSEEIDVDDVFETLKQKMDYDPTLPTYVASRDAKLRAKGIGTVCGRLLIGTAEKIPPSELVDTTGAGDSFIGAVLYALCTNMVPEKMLPFASQVAAISCRALGARTGLPQRTDPRLTSFLI; translated from the exons ATGGCAGCAACACCGATGCTGCACTCAAATCCTTGCGTCAATTACGCGTTCTCTTTTTCCTCTCCAAGTCATTCTTCGTATTGCCCCAG GTTCCATATGTCGTCCGtactgcctcctctgcctgaaAATCGCATTATT TTGGGTGTCGGATCAGCGACGGTGGATTTCTTAGCGGCGGTGGCTTCTTATCCAAGGCCGGATGATAAGATTAGAAGCACTAGCGCCATG ATTCAAGGAGGTGGAAATGCAGGGAATGCATTGACTTGTGCTGCTCGCTTGGGGTTAAAACCAAGGCTGATTTCCAAG GTCGCAGATGACTCTCAAGGTAAAGGAATATTGGAGGAACTAGAGGCTGATGGGGTAGATTCGTCATTTGTTGTA GTTTCTGATGGTGGCAACTCACCATTCACCTATATCATTGTTGACGACCAAAC GAAAACACGCACTTGCATTCACACTCCAGGATACCCTCCCATGATTCCTGATGATTTACCAGAATCAAACTTGTTCGAATCATTGGATGGAGTAAAAATAGTTTATTTTGATGGAAGGCTGCATGAAACTGCTCTGGTTGTGGCTCAGGAG GCAGCTCGCAGAGGTATTCCGATTCTAATTGATGCTGAAAGGAAGAGAGAAGGACTGGACAATCTTTTGAGTTTGTCTAACTATGTTGTGTGCTCTGCTAAATTTCCACAG GCATGGACAGGTGCTCCATCTGTTCCAAGTGCACTTGTTTCCATGCTTCTAAAGTTGCCAAATATCAAGTTCGTAGTAGTCACAGTAGGGGAGGATGGGTGCATCATGCTGGAAAGGTCTGTAAGTG atgtTCATTCTGAAGAAATAGATGTTGACGATGTATTTGAGACATTGAAGCAGAAAATGGATTATGACCCGACTCTTCCAACATATGTAGCATCA CGTGATGCAAAACTGAGGGCAAAGGGGATTGGGACTGTGTGTGGCAGGCTTCTCATAGGAACGGCTGAGAAGATCCCACCCTCGGAACTTGTTGATACAACTGGTGCTGGTGATTCATTCATAGGAGCAGTTCTTTATG CTCTTTGCACCAACATGGTACCAGAGAAGATGCTGCCTTTTGCCTCTCAAGTG GCTGCTATCAGCTGCAGAGCCCTGGGGGCCAGAACCGGTCTTCCACAACGAACAGATCCCAGATTGACTTCTTTTTTAATCTAG
- the LOC140886722 gene encoding uncharacterized protein isoform X1, protein MAATPMLHSNPCVNYAFSFSSPSHSSYCPRFHMSSVLPPLPENRIILGVGSATVDFLAAVASYPRPDDKIRSTSAMIQGGGNAGNALTCAARLGLKPRLISKVADDSQGKGILEELEADGVDSSFVVVSDGGNSPFTYIIVDDQTKTRTCIHTPGYPPMIPDDLPESNLFESLDGVKIVYFDGRLHETALVVAQEAARRGIPILIDAERKREGLDNLLSLSNYVVCSAKFPQAWTGAPSVPSALVSMLLKLPNIKFVVVTVGEDGCIMLERSVSEDVHSEEIDVDDVFETLKQKMDYDPTLPTYVASRDAKLRAKGIGTVCGRLLIGTAEKIPPSELVDTTGAGDSFIGAVLYALCTNMVPEKMLPFASQVAAISCRALGARTGLPQRTDPRLTSFLI, encoded by the exons ATGGCAGCAACACCGATGCTGCACTCAAATCCTTGCGTCAATTACGCGTTCTCTTTTTCCTCTCCAAGTCATTCTTCGTATTGCCCCAG GTTCCATATGTCGTCCGtactgcctcctctgcctgaaAATCGCATTATT TTGGGTGTCGGATCAGCGACGGTGGATTTCTTAGCGGCGGTGGCTTCTTATCCAAGGCCGGATGATAAGATTAGAAGCACTAGCGCCATG ATTCAAGGAGGTGGAAATGCAGGGAATGCATTGACTTGTGCTGCTCGCTTGGGGTTAAAACCAAGGCTGATTTCCAAG GTCGCAGATGACTCTCAAGGTAAAGGAATATTGGAGGAACTAGAGGCTGATGGGGTAGATTCGTCATTTGTTGTA GTTTCTGATGGTGGCAACTCACCATTCACCTATATCATTGTTGACGACCAAAC GAAAACACGCACTTGCATTCACACTCCAGGATACCCTCCCATGATTCCTGATGATTTACCAGAATCAAACTTGTTCGAATCATTGGATGGAGTAAAAATAGTTTATTTTGATGGAAGGCTGCATGAAACTGCTCTGGTTGTGGCTCAGGAG GCAGCTCGCAGAGGTATTCCGATTCTAATTGATGCTGAAAGGAAGAGAGAAGGACTGGACAATCTTTTGAGTTTGTCTAACTATGTTGTGTGCTCTGCTAAATTTCCACAG GCATGGACAGGTGCTCCATCTGTTCCAAGTGCACTTGTTTCCATGCTTCTAAAGTTGCCAAATATCAAGTTCGTAGTAGTCACAGTAGGGGAGGATGGGTGCATCATGCTGGAAAGGTCTGTAAGTG aagatgtTCATTCTGAAGAAATAGATGTTGACGATGTATTTGAGACATTGAAGCAGAAAATGGATTATGACCCGACTCTTCCAACATATGTAGCATCA CGTGATGCAAAACTGAGGGCAAAGGGGATTGGGACTGTGTGTGGCAGGCTTCTCATAGGAACGGCTGAGAAGATCCCACCCTCGGAACTTGTTGATACAACTGGTGCTGGTGATTCATTCATAGGAGCAGTTCTTTATG CTCTTTGCACCAACATGGTACCAGAGAAGATGCTGCCTTTTGCCTCTCAAGTG GCTGCTATCAGCTGCAGAGCCCTGGGGGCCAGAACCGGTCTTCCACAACGAACAGATCCCAGATTGACTTCTTTTTTAATCTAG
- the LOC140886722 gene encoding uncharacterized protein isoform X3, producing the protein MSSVLPPLPENRIILGVGSATVDFLAAVASYPRPDDKIRSTSAMIQGGGNAGNALTCAARLGLKPRLISKVADDSQGKGILEELEADGVDSSFVVVSDGGNSPFTYIIVDDQTKTRTCIHTPGYPPMIPDDLPESNLFESLDGVKIVYFDGRLHETALVVAQEAARRGIPILIDAERKREGLDNLLSLSNYVVCSAKFPQAWTGAPSVPSALVSMLLKLPNIKFVVVTVGEDGCIMLERSVSEDVHSEEIDVDDVFETLKQKMDYDPTLPTYVASRDAKLRAKGIGTVCGRLLIGTAEKIPPSELVDTTGAGDSFIGAVLYALCTNMVPEKMLPFASQVAAISCRALGARTGLPQRTDPRLTSFLI; encoded by the exons ATGTCGTCCGtactgcctcctctgcctgaaAATCGCATTATT TTGGGTGTCGGATCAGCGACGGTGGATTTCTTAGCGGCGGTGGCTTCTTATCCAAGGCCGGATGATAAGATTAGAAGCACTAGCGCCATG ATTCAAGGAGGTGGAAATGCAGGGAATGCATTGACTTGTGCTGCTCGCTTGGGGTTAAAACCAAGGCTGATTTCCAAG GTCGCAGATGACTCTCAAGGTAAAGGAATATTGGAGGAACTAGAGGCTGATGGGGTAGATTCGTCATTTGTTGTA GTTTCTGATGGTGGCAACTCACCATTCACCTATATCATTGTTGACGACCAAAC GAAAACACGCACTTGCATTCACACTCCAGGATACCCTCCCATGATTCCTGATGATTTACCAGAATCAAACTTGTTCGAATCATTGGATGGAGTAAAAATAGTTTATTTTGATGGAAGGCTGCATGAAACTGCTCTGGTTGTGGCTCAGGAG GCAGCTCGCAGAGGTATTCCGATTCTAATTGATGCTGAAAGGAAGAGAGAAGGACTGGACAATCTTTTGAGTTTGTCTAACTATGTTGTGTGCTCTGCTAAATTTCCACAG GCATGGACAGGTGCTCCATCTGTTCCAAGTGCACTTGTTTCCATGCTTCTAAAGTTGCCAAATATCAAGTTCGTAGTAGTCACAGTAGGGGAGGATGGGTGCATCATGCTGGAAAGGTCTGTAAGTG aagatgtTCATTCTGAAGAAATAGATGTTGACGATGTATTTGAGACATTGAAGCAGAAAATGGATTATGACCCGACTCTTCCAACATATGTAGCATCA CGTGATGCAAAACTGAGGGCAAAGGGGATTGGGACTGTGTGTGGCAGGCTTCTCATAGGAACGGCTGAGAAGATCCCACCCTCGGAACTTGTTGATACAACTGGTGCTGGTGATTCATTCATAGGAGCAGTTCTTTATG CTCTTTGCACCAACATGGTACCAGAGAAGATGCTGCCTTTTGCCTCTCAAGTG GCTGCTATCAGCTGCAGAGCCCTGGGGGCCAGAACCGGTCTTCCACAACGAACAGATCCCAGATTGACTTCTTTTTTAATCTAG
- the LOC140886722 gene encoding uncharacterized protein isoform X4 codes for MAATPMLHSNPCVNYAFSFSSPSHSSYCPRFHMSSVLPPLPENRIILGVGSATVDFLAAVASYPRPDDKIRSTSAMIQGGGNAGNALTCAARLGLKPRLISKVADDSQGKGILEELEADGVDSSFVVVSDGGNSPFTYIIVDDQTKTRTCIHTPGYPPMIPDDLPESNLFESLDGVKIVYFDGRLHETALVVAQEAARRGIPILIDAERKREGLDNLLSLSNYVVCSAKFPQAWTGAPSVPSALVSMLLKLPNIKFVVVTVGEDGCIMLERSVSDVHSEEIDVDDVFETLKQKMDYDPTLPTYVASVNSLSSFEEKKSFFHLFFR; via the exons ATGGCAGCAACACCGATGCTGCACTCAAATCCTTGCGTCAATTACGCGTTCTCTTTTTCCTCTCCAAGTCATTCTTCGTATTGCCCCAG GTTCCATATGTCGTCCGtactgcctcctctgcctgaaAATCGCATTATT TTGGGTGTCGGATCAGCGACGGTGGATTTCTTAGCGGCGGTGGCTTCTTATCCAAGGCCGGATGATAAGATTAGAAGCACTAGCGCCATG ATTCAAGGAGGTGGAAATGCAGGGAATGCATTGACTTGTGCTGCTCGCTTGGGGTTAAAACCAAGGCTGATTTCCAAG GTCGCAGATGACTCTCAAGGTAAAGGAATATTGGAGGAACTAGAGGCTGATGGGGTAGATTCGTCATTTGTTGTA GTTTCTGATGGTGGCAACTCACCATTCACCTATATCATTGTTGACGACCAAAC GAAAACACGCACTTGCATTCACACTCCAGGATACCCTCCCATGATTCCTGATGATTTACCAGAATCAAACTTGTTCGAATCATTGGATGGAGTAAAAATAGTTTATTTTGATGGAAGGCTGCATGAAACTGCTCTGGTTGTGGCTCAGGAG GCAGCTCGCAGAGGTATTCCGATTCTAATTGATGCTGAAAGGAAGAGAGAAGGACTGGACAATCTTTTGAGTTTGTCTAACTATGTTGTGTGCTCTGCTAAATTTCCACAG GCATGGACAGGTGCTCCATCTGTTCCAAGTGCACTTGTTTCCATGCTTCTAAAGTTGCCAAATATCAAGTTCGTAGTAGTCACAGTAGGGGAGGATGGGTGCATCATGCTGGAAAGGTCTGTAAGTG atgtTCATTCTGAAGAAATAGATGTTGACGATGTATTTGAGACATTGAAGCAGAAAATGGATTATGACCCGACTCTTCCAACATATGTAGCATCAGTAAATTCTCTTTCCTCCTTCGAAGAAAAAAAATCCTTTTTCCACTTGTTCTTTAGATAA
- the LOC140892429 gene encoding tobamovirus multiplication protein 2B, giving the protein MAASSGGGGGSSKSVVADQISQSVQSTSNLLHLMLESSPSHTLLRKLPKSLLSKVSTMKNTELVLEQMPQVISALDVHVQSGLQSLPHLDTAVQLLANMQSSQLKSLSRAQLTQQESEPPKPDSLAG; this is encoded by the exons ATGGCTGCATCgagcggcggcggcggcggatcGTCGAAATCGGTAGTGGCGGATCAAATATCGCAATCGGTGCAGTCCACCTCCAATCTACTTCACCTCATGCTCGAGTCGTCCCCGTCTCAC ACATTACTTAGAAAGCTCCCAAAAAGCCTTTTGTCCAAGGTCTCAACTATGAAGAATACGGAGCTG GTTTTGGAGCAGATGCCTCAAGTAATTTCAGCACTGGATGTACATGTGCAAAGTGGATTGCAAAG TTTGCCTCATCTGGACACCGCTGTTCAGTTACTTGCTAACATGCAAAGCTCCCAGCTCAAGTCTTTGTCCAGAGCTCAGCTTACTCAACAG GAATCTGAACCTCCCAAGCCAGATTCACTAGCGGGCTAA